GGTAACGTTAATCGTGATGCAACGCAAAATTCTGATCAGAGAATCAATTTGACCGATACGCGTAGCACTGATCGTAATTGGCAATTAAAAGCTGTAATGACTGACTTTGAAAATGGAAATGATACGATTACAGTTGGTCTTGGTAGTGGGATTGGCTTGGATATAGAAAATGGTGGTGCTGCAGTTGTAAACCCGATTGATAGTAGCGGCGCCCAGGTTGTCATTAGTTCCGAAAATGCCATCCATCATCGTGACACTAATCAACAGTATAGCTTAACTACTAATACTGATTTAACATTAGATCGTAATGAGTTGTTGCCAACTACTGCTGCTGGTACGACATTCCAATCTGATATTACTTGGACATTGGAAGATGGGTTAACATTTTAAAATAGATTAATTTGAATAGCTGGTAGTACACATTTTATAAGGACGTTACTTTCATTAAGAAAAATCTAGAAATTAATATTCCTGTGATAAAGTGAACCTCCAAGGCTGGATTTGGTGTCTAACCTTGGAGGTTTTACTATCTCCAGATCTTTGTTCTTGAATTTGATTATTTTAAGTTAATATTTCTTAAAAAACGTTGCTTTTTCTCATTGCTACATTCTACTATAGATTCAATGAGTCTAATTGTATCAAGGAGAAAATTAAAAATGGGTAAAACGATTCTATTGGTCGAAGATGAAGATAGTTTAATTTCTTTTTTAAAAACTGAACTAAAGTTTGAAGATTATACGATAATTGTAACTAAAGATGGTCAGGAGGCGTTAACTAGCTATGCTAGTAACCAGCAGCAGATCGATTTGATTATATTGGATTGGATGTTGCCTAAATTAGATGGACTGGAAGTAATGCGGCGCATTCGCCGCCACGATGATGTACCGATCATTATGATGACGGCGCGTGACTATATTGGCGATAAGGTAGCCGGGTTAGATAATGGGGCCGATGATTACATTACGAAACCGTTTGAAATTGAAGAGTTATTAGCGCGCATTCGTGTCATTATTCGGCGGGAGCAAAGGCATGATGAGCAGACACAAACCAATTATCAAATTGCTGACTTAGCATTAGATACCAAGTCGCGGCAGGTGCACCGAGCCGGTAAAATAATTCAGTTAACGCAACGCGAATATAATTTATTGCTGATATTGATCAAACACATCGGAGAAACTTTAACACGTGATGAGTTATTGGATCTGGTGTGGGGCGTTGATTTTGAAGGCCAGCTAAATATTGTTGATGTCTATATTCGCTATTTACGGCACAAAGTTGATTTTGAAAGCCAGCCGTTGATCCATACCGTACGGGGTGTGGGCTATACGCTGAGGGATGATAACGATCATGCGAAAAAAGCAGAATAATACTAATACGAGCGCAGCACAGATC
This is a stretch of genomic DNA from Loigolactobacillus coryniformis subsp. coryniformis KCTC 3167 = DSM 20001. It encodes these proteins:
- a CDS encoding response regulator transcription factor, translating into MGKTILLVEDEDSLISFLKTELKFEDYTIIVTKDGQEALTSYASNQQQIDLIILDWMLPKLDGLEVMRRIRRHDDVPIIMMTARDYIGDKVAGLDNGADDYITKPFEIEELLARIRVIIRREQRHDEQTQTNYQIADLALDTKSRQVHRAGKIIQLTQREYNLLLILIKHIGETLTRDELLDLVWGVDFEGQLNIVDVYIRYLRHKVDFESQPLIHTVRGVGYTLRDDNDHAKKAE